ttgtggcaagtttggtccaaatcggaccatgttgttgtagcagtgttataCACTAAGGCGACTTGAGATCGGAACATAATTCTATAAAGTTACTTTTGGTTCAGAATCGGTAgtttttaccggattttaacgaaatgttgTTTATTTAACGCCGAAaaggtgggtattcaaagtgcGGCCAGGCGGAacttaattcctttttacttgttttaattattatCATTAAAATGGtttaataattttgttgttCGTTCTTTGTTTTGCTGATCTACCTGTGCCAATATTTCTCCAAAATCTTGCAAGTTTTCTTCTTATCTCCAAACCAATATCTCACCAAAATGAgccaatttgcatttacaattgTAAATCGTTTTGAAGACTACTAACCTGCCGCCACGAAAAGTCTTTTCGCAGCATCTTTTCGCTACTTATTATTGCTATGACTCTTGTTTAAAGATGtaattaaagatattttcatttccttacagaaaaaaacacaataaaGTTCTTTTAAACAATTGCCATATTTATTcatgatttattttttgaaaatagaatTTCGCTAGGAAAAGCGAACTTAATATCAACATACGccgaaaaataataataaaaataaaataaattttaatacttttttcaGAAAGCAAGAAACGTTCCTgctcaagaaatacaaattCTTCGTTGAAATTCGTCTCGGAACATCAAACTCGAAAGCAGCACAAAAAGAAGTTGCAGGGTGTTCGTAGTCAGCTGATAAGTAACGATGCGAAGTCTGAGGAGAATATAAAACGACTTTTGGCGCTATCTATGAATCATATCAACATAAAAGATGCCGAAAAGGTACCAGCTATTGTTAAGTATTTAGCGAGATGTCATTGTTACTAATAGTATCGTCGTATATCTTTTCAGATTGTCCAAAGAGCCCATAAAGGTCGATATGTTGATAAAATTATACCTAAAGTTGAACAAGAGTCCATATTTACCGAAGAAGACTTCCGTAAATTTGAGGAGGAATATTTTAATTCATAGTACTATTTAAATGCGTTTCCTTacggcaaaaacttgaaaaaacaGTGACAAAGGTTCTAAACAAGACTGCAAAACATTTATTTTGCGTTATATCAAGGATGGTGACAAgtaaatgttaattttttgtaCGATTGTATTTGATTTCAAAAAGTACGTCTTAAACAAAAATCTATTAGCAACAAAAATAGTACATTTaatcattaaaatttctttgaattaaCGATGCATATCTTTAAGCCATAATTTAAGTAGAAACCGACCACACTACTTTGATTAAAAGTCAAAATGGATATTTGTAATATATActtgcaattttattttaaagttatttaaaaaaaaaggttaattCGTTGGACcattatcatgatttcgacggGCATGGCTAATTCGACTATGAATGTCAAGGTACGTTTATCAATAATTTGAGGTGTTTCGAACCGAATGACGAGATATGTGTTCAGCGTTCTATATTGCGTATACTGAACCACCTATCGGGTGTGTTCGGAGACTTACTTTAGCAGGTGAAACGAAAACTTTTCACTTTGAGTTGTTCCTTGGCCCTTTTCCCCctgaaaaatgtgaaaaattttcacacattttttGTTAGGGAATGCAAACCAAATTGCTTTAATTTACGATgaaaaacaaatgtaaaaacaaataaacacttAATTACCAATTGTTGGTATGTTTATTATTTGTTTCAGCTATATTTTTACAATAACATCACTTTTATGTCACACTAAATCTAATTTCTTCAACATTTGGATGATTTTTGTTTAGTTAGAGGTGgtatttaaaatgcaaattttgcccatgaacattccactaaggaacaggggcaaacttctcacatatcaatgagtgcagaccgattcaagtttaagctcaatgacaagaggcctctcttttatagccgagtccgaacggcatgtcgacacctctttggggagaagtattacttggcatagtacctcacaaatgttgccaacattaggaggggaaaaccaccgctggaaatttttttctgatggtctcaccaggattcgaacccaggtgtttagcgtcataggcggacatgctctgcactacggtggcctccggtggtATTTaaaccgccggttggtagctgtgtcccgattaatggccaggcttacaaccccgacataagtgggttgctatctggccatagtcgtctggttctgggggattttaatgcacatcacacgtcatggcattctcccctaggtaacgaccagcgtggcatagctttggcagagtagatagatagctccacgttttgcacggtgaatgaggatgccccactaggattacgaggaggtgcagcagctcgcctcatgacatctcaattgcatcccctgatctcctgagtgacgtatcctggcaagccgtcatctctttggggtcaggccacctccccataattctcaccatcgaccgaccacccgacttcataacctctgagcgccggacgttcatcaaatataagaaggccgattggactggcttcagagagtataccaatcgccgcttcaatgaactgccacctccctctgatgtgcttgtggccgagatgaaattccgagacatcatcaacgcagcagccgctcgctttataccagccgaatACCACAGTCGAATACCataagtgcgacccaatttcccagcgcaagcagtggtactcgcagacgagcgtgatgggattcgtgctatggaccccgctaaccccagaatcagcgagctgaatctggaaataaacagggtagtcaacgaacataagcggaatttgtggctggaacacttggagcaatgttagttaggcaccggtgcaggcaaactgtgggccactgttaagtctctctcgaaccccggtagacgggacgacaggacctcagtcacttttggcgagataaccgtgactgatccgaagagatgcgccaggttgttcaaccgtcaatttatggtgcatcccgagagagacagggcaaggaggagagccattcgccgtattcgtggtctccgagccgatgaacagccatcacaatttaccgtgggcgaagttacgaatgtcatccgtggcgccaaatcttccaaggcgttgggccccgacggaatttctacattgatgctgaagaatctggatttacctggagttgagtaccttaccactgtccttaacctgtcattgaacactcttatagttcccgacgtctggaaaatgggcagagtg
The Stomoxys calcitrans chromosome 3, idStoCalc2.1, whole genome shotgun sequence genome window above contains:
- the LOC106088587 gene encoding active regulator of SIRT1-like, producing MSLKLLKQSVDIVEEEINSINESKKRSCSRNTNSSLKFVSEHQTRKQHKKKLQGVRSQLISNDAKSEENIKRLLALSMNHINIKDAEKIVQRAHKGRYVDKIIPKVEQESIFTEEDFRKFEEEYFNS